The following proteins are co-located in the Gorilla gorilla gorilla isolate KB3781 chromosome 18, NHGRI_mGorGor1-v2.1_pri, whole genome shotgun sequence genome:
- the NME3 gene encoding nucleoside diphosphate kinase 3 isoform X1 — protein sequence MICLVLTIFANLFPAACTGAHERTFLAVKPDGVQRRLVGEIVRRFERKGFKLVALKLVQAPEELLREHYAELRERPFYGRLVKYMASGPVVAMVWQGLDVVSTSRALIGATNPADAPPGTIRGDFCIEVGKNLIHGSDSVESARREIALWFRADELLCWEDSAGHWLYE from the exons ATGATCTGCCTGGTGCTGACCATCTTCGCTAACCTCTTCCCCGCGG CCTGCACCGGCGCACACGAACGCACCTTCCTGGCCGTGAAGCCGGACGGCGTGCAGCGGCGGCTGGTGGGCGAGATTGTGCGGCGCTTCGAGAGGAAGGGCTTCAAGTTGGTGGCGCTGAAGCTGGTGCAG GCCCCCGAGGAGCTGTTGCGGGAGCACTACGCCGAGCTGCGTGAACGCCCGTTCTACGGCCGCCTTGTCAAGTATATGGCCTCCGGGCCGGTGGTGGCCATG GTATGGCAGGGGCTGGACGTGGTGAGCACCTCGCGGGCGCTCATCGGGGCCACGAACCCGGCCGACGCCCCGCCCGGCACCATCCGCGGGGATTTCTGCATCGAGGTTGGCAA GAACCTGATTCACGGCAGCGACTCGGTGGAGAGTGCCCGCCGCGAGATCGCGCTCTGGTTCCGCGCAGACGAGCTCCTCTGCTGGGAGGACAGCGCTGGGCACTGGCTGTATGAGTAG
- the EME2 gene encoding probable crossover junction endonuclease EME2 isoform X2: MARVGPGRAGVSCRGRGGSGQRRPPTWEISDSDAEDSAGSEAAARARDPAGERRAAAEALRLLRPEQVLKRLAVCVDTAILEDAGADVLMEALEALGCECRIEPQRPARSLRWTRASPDPCPRSISGPTRWVPWISPETTARPHLAVIGLDAYLWSRQHVSRGTQQPESPKVAGAEVAVSWPEVEEVRACLSWVSQVAWVPVIGLLAGFGSQHGTWGSYQLCVPGSLPLARAHQLASSPGPGTPAALGKPGRATGGLLAGAESARVRHYQGSRPVSPQVRDAKAEGGQDHLKVVVPPRPLGSCSRGSKRLLPVPRQYRESQAFSFCTAGRWAAGEPVARDGTGLQAAWRRQIRQFSRVSPAVADAVVTAFPSPRLLQQALEACSTEQERMGLLADLPVLPSEGARPRRVGPDLSRRICLFLTTANPDLLLDLGS; the protein is encoded by the exons ATGGCGCGGGTTGGACCCGGGAGGGCGGGGGTCTCttgccggggccggggcgggagCGGTCAGCGGCGACCTCCAACCTGGGAGATCTCAGACTCCGACGCTGAGGACTCCGCCGGCTCGGAGGCCGCCGCGAGAGCCCGGGACCCAGCGGGTGAGCGCAGGGCGGCTGCCGAGGCGTTGCGGCTGCTGCGGCCGGAGCAGGTCCTGAAGCGCCTCGCGGTGTGCGTGGACACAG CCATCCTGGAAGACGCCGGTGCCGACGTCCTGATGGAGGCCCTGGAGGCCCTGGGCTGCGAGTGCCGCATCGAGCCCCAGCGCCCGGCCCGCAGCCTGCGGTGGACCCGAGCGAGTCCCGACCCCTGCCCCCGCAGC ATCTCTGGCCCAACCCGCTGGGTGCCCTGGATCTCCCCCGAGACCACCGCCCGGCCCCACCTGGCTGTCATCGGGCTGGATGCCTACCTGTG GTCTCGCCAGCACGTTTCCCGGGGGACACAGCAGCCAGAGAGCCCGAAGGTGGCCGGTGCCGAGGTGGCCGTCAGCTGGCCGGAGGTGGAAGAGGTGAGGGCCTGTCTGAGCTGGGTGAGTCAGGTGGCCTGGGTCCCAGTGATTGGGCTGCTGGCTGGGTTTGGTTCCCAGCATGGTACATGGGGCAGCTATCAGCTGTGTGTCCCGGGTAGCCTTCCTCTGGCTCGTGCCCACCAGCTTGCCTCCTCCCCAGGCCCTGGTACTCCTGCAGCTCTGGGCAAACCTGGACGTGCTACTGGTGGCCTCTTGGCAGGAGCTGAGTCGGCACGTGTGCGCCATTACCAAGGCTCTCGCCCAGTATCCCCTCAAGTGCGTGATGCCAAGGCTGAAGGGGGGCAGGATCACCTCAAGGTGGTGGTGCCTCCCCGGCCTTTGGGGAGCTGCTCACGAGGTTCTAAAAGGCTTCTCCCTGTCCCCAGGCAGTACCGAGAATCCCAGGCTTTCTCCTTCTGCACAGCAGGGCGCTGGGCAGCCGGCGAGCCAGTGGCAAGAGACGGCACAGGGCTGCAGGCGGCCTGGCGGAGGCAGATCAGGCAGTTCAGTCGGGTCAGCCCAGCCGTGGCTGATGCGGTTGTCACAGCCTTCCCCTCGCCCCGCCTTCTGCAGCAG GCGCTTGAGGCCTGCAGCACGGAGCAGGAGCGCATGGGACTCCTAGCCGACCTTCCTGTGCTGCCCAGTGAAGGCGCGCGTCCCCGCAGGGTGGGGCCTGACCTCTCCCGCCGCATCTGCCTCTTCCTGACCACAGCCAACCCTGATCTCCTGCTGGACCTGGGCTCCTGA
- the EME2 gene encoding probable crossover junction endonuclease EME2 isoform X1, which yields MARVGPGRAGVSCRGRGGSGQRRPPTWEISDSDAEDSAGSEAAARARDPAGERRAAAEALRLLRPEQVLKRLAVCVDTAILEDAGADVLMEALEALGCECRIEPQRPARSLRWTRASPDPCPRSLPPEVWAAGEQELLLLLEPEEFLQGVATLTQISGPTRWVPWISPETTARPHLAVIGLDAYLWSRQHVSRGTQQPESPKVAGAEVAVSWPEVEEVRACLSWVSQVAWVPVIGLLAGFGSQHGTWGSYQLCVPGSLPLARAHQLASSPGPGTPAALGKPGRATGGLLAGAESARVRHYQGSRPVSPQVRDAKAEGGQDHLKVVVPPRPLGSCSRGSKRLLPVPRQYRESQAFSFCTAGRWAAGEPVARDGTGLQAAWRRQIRQFSRVSPAVADAVVTAFPSPRLLQQALEACSTEQERMGLLADLPVLPSEGARPRRVGPDLSRRICLFLTTANPDLLLDLGS from the exons ATGGCGCGGGTTGGACCCGGGAGGGCGGGGGTCTCttgccggggccggggcgggagCGGTCAGCGGCGACCTCCAACCTGGGAGATCTCAGACTCCGACGCTGAGGACTCCGCCGGCTCGGAGGCCGCCGCGAGAGCCCGGGACCCAGCGGGTGAGCGCAGGGCGGCTGCCGAGGCGTTGCGGCTGCTGCGGCCGGAGCAGGTCCTGAAGCGCCTCGCGGTGTGCGTGGACACAG CCATCCTGGAAGACGCCGGTGCCGACGTCCTGATGGAGGCCCTGGAGGCCCTGGGCTGCGAGTGCCGCATCGAGCCCCAGCGCCCGGCCCGCAGCCTGCGGTGGACCCGAGCGAGTCCCGACCCCTGCCCCCGCAGC CTGCCTCCTGAAGTGTGGGCTGCAGGTGAACAGgaattgctgctgctgctggagccCGAGGAGTTTCTGCAGGGCGTCGCCACACTGACCCAG ATCTCTGGCCCAACCCGCTGGGTGCCCTGGATCTCCCCCGAGACCACCGCCCGGCCCCACCTGGCTGTCATCGGGCTGGATGCCTACCTGTG GTCTCGCCAGCACGTTTCCCGGGGGACACAGCAGCCAGAGAGCCCGAAGGTGGCCGGTGCCGAGGTGGCCGTCAGCTGGCCGGAGGTGGAAGAGGTGAGGGCCTGTCTGAGCTGGGTGAGTCAGGTGGCCTGGGTCCCAGTGATTGGGCTGCTGGCTGGGTTTGGTTCCCAGCATGGTACATGGGGCAGCTATCAGCTGTGTGTCCCGGGTAGCCTTCCTCTGGCTCGTGCCCACCAGCTTGCCTCCTCCCCAGGCCCTGGTACTCCTGCAGCTCTGGGCAAACCTGGACGTGCTACTGGTGGCCTCTTGGCAGGAGCTGAGTCGGCACGTGTGCGCCATTACCAAGGCTCTCGCCCAGTATCCCCTCAAGTGCGTGATGCCAAGGCTGAAGGGGGGCAGGATCACCTCAAGGTGGTGGTGCCTCCCCGGCCTTTGGGGAGCTGCTCACGAGGTTCTAAAAGGCTTCTCCCTGTCCCCAGGCAGTACCGAGAATCCCAGGCTTTCTCCTTCTGCACAGCAGGGCGCTGGGCAGCCGGCGAGCCAGTGGCAAGAGACGGCACAGGGCTGCAGGCGGCCTGGCGGAGGCAGATCAGGCAGTTCAGTCGGGTCAGCCCAGCCGTGGCTGATGCGGTTGTCACAGCCTTCCCCTCGCCCCGCCTTCTGCAGCAG GCGCTTGAGGCCTGCAGCACGGAGCAGGAGCGCATGGGACTCCTAGCCGACCTTCCTGTGCTGCCCAGTGAAGGCGCGCGTCCCCGCAGGGTGGGGCCTGACCTCTCCCGCCGCATCTGCCTCTTCCTGACCACAGCCAACCCTGATCTCCTGCTGGACCTGGGCTCCTGA
- the EME2 gene encoding probable crossover junction endonuclease EME2 isoform X3, translating into MARVGPGRAGVSCRGRGGSGQRRPPTWEISDSDAEDSAGSEAAARARDPAGERRAAAEALRLLRPEQVLKRLAVCVDTAILEDAGADVLMEALEALGCECRIEPQRPARSLRWTRASPDPCPRSLPPEVWAAGEQELLLLLEPEEFLQGVATLTQISGPTRWVPWISPETTARPHLAVIGLDAYLWSRQHVSRGTQQPESPKVAGAEVAVSWPEVEEALVLLQLWANLDVLLVASWQELSRHVCAITKALAQYPLKQYRESQAFSFCTAGRWAAGEPVARDGTGLQAAWRRQIRQFSRVSPAVADAVVTAFPSPRLLQQALEACSTEQERMGLLADLPVLPSEGARPRRVGPDLSRRICLFLTTANPDLLLDLGS; encoded by the exons ATGGCGCGGGTTGGACCCGGGAGGGCGGGGGTCTCttgccggggccggggcgggagCGGTCAGCGGCGACCTCCAACCTGGGAGATCTCAGACTCCGACGCTGAGGACTCCGCCGGCTCGGAGGCCGCCGCGAGAGCCCGGGACCCAGCGGGTGAGCGCAGGGCGGCTGCCGAGGCGTTGCGGCTGCTGCGGCCGGAGCAGGTCCTGAAGCGCCTCGCGGTGTGCGTGGACACAG CCATCCTGGAAGACGCCGGTGCCGACGTCCTGATGGAGGCCCTGGAGGCCCTGGGCTGCGAGTGCCGCATCGAGCCCCAGCGCCCGGCCCGCAGCCTGCGGTGGACCCGAGCGAGTCCCGACCCCTGCCCCCGCAGC CTGCCTCCTGAAGTGTGGGCTGCAGGTGAACAGgaattgctgctgctgctggagccCGAGGAGTTTCTGCAGGGCGTCGCCACACTGACCCAG ATCTCTGGCCCAACCCGCTGGGTGCCCTGGATCTCCCCCGAGACCACCGCCCGGCCCCACCTGGCTGTCATCGGGCTGGATGCCTACCTGTG GTCTCGCCAGCACGTTTCCCGGGGGACACAGCAGCCAGAGAGCCCGAAGGTGGCCGGTGCCGAGGTGGCCGTCAGCTGGCCGGAGGTGGAAGAG GCCCTGGTACTCCTGCAGCTCTGGGCAAACCTGGACGTGCTACTGGTGGCCTCTTGGCAGGAGCTGAGTCGGCACGTGTGCGCCATTACCAAGGCTCTCGCCCAGTATCCCCTCAA GCAGTACCGAGAATCCCAGGCTTTCTCCTTCTGCACAGCAGGGCGCTGGGCAGCCGGCGAGCCAGTGGCAAGAGACGGCACAGGGCTGCAGGCGGCCTGGCGGAGGCAGATCAGGCAGTTCAGTCGGGTCAGCCCAGCCGTGGCTGATGCGGTTGTCACAGCCTTCCCCTCGCCCCGCCTTCTGCAGCAG GCGCTTGAGGCCTGCAGCACGGAGCAGGAGCGCATGGGACTCCTAGCCGACCTTCCTGTGCTGCCCAGTGAAGGCGCGCGTCCCCGCAGGGTGGGGCCTGACCTCTCCCGCCGCATCTGCCTCTTCCTGACCACAGCCAACCCTGATCTCCTGCTGGACCTGGGCTCCTGA
- the MRPS34 gene encoding small ribosomal subunit protein mS34 isoform X1, whose product MARKKVRPRLIAELARRVRALREQLNRPRDSQLYAVDYETLTRPFSGRRLPVRAWADVRRESRLLQLLGRLPLFGLGRLVTRKSWLWQHDEPCYWRLTRVRPDYTAQNLDHGKAWGILTFKDASFPSSGKTETEAREIEHVMYHDWRLVPKHEEEAFTAFTPAPEDSLASVPYPPLLRAMIIAERQKNGDTSTEEPMLNVQRIRMEPWDYPAKQEDKGRAKGTPV is encoded by the exons ATGGCGCGGAAGAAGGTGCGTCCGCGGCTGATCGCGGAGCTGGCCCGCCGCGTGCGCGCCCTGCGGGAGCAACTGAACAGGCCGCGCGACTCGCAGCTCTACGCGGTGGACTACGAGACCCTGACGCGGCCGTTCTCTGGACGCCGGCTGCCGGTCCGGGCCTGGGCCGACGTGCGCCGCGAGAGCCGCCTCTTGCAGCTGCTCGGCCGCCTCCCGCTCTTCGGCCTGGGCCGCCTGGTCACGCGCAAGTCCTGGCTGTGGCAGCACGACGAGCCGTGCTACTGGCGCCTCACGCGGGTGCGGCCCGACTACACGGCGCAG AACTTGGACCACGGGAAGGCCTGGGGCATCCTGACCTTCAAAG ACGCCTCTTTTCCTTCATCAGGGAAGACGGAGACCGAGGCGCGGGAGATCGAACACGTCATGTACCATGACTGGCGGCTGGTGCCCAAGCACGAGGAGGAGGCCTTCACCGCGTTCACGCCGGCGCCGGAAGACAGCCTGGCCTCCGTGCCGTACCCGCCTCTCCTCCGGGCCATGATTATCGCAGAACGACAGAAAAATGGAGACACAAGCACCGAGGAGCCCATGCTGAATGTGCAGAGGATACGCATGGAACCCTGGGATTACCCTGCAAAACAGGAAGACAAAGGAAGGGCCAAGGGCACCCCCGTCTAG
- the MAPK8IP3 gene encoding C-Jun-amino-terminal kinase-interacting protein 3 isoform X8 — protein MSESGQSSAAATPSTTGTKSNTPTSSVPSAAVTPLNESLQPLGDYGVGSKNSKRAREKRDSRNMEVQVTQEMRNVSIGMGSSDEWSDVQDIIDSTPELDMCPETRLDRTGSSPTQGIVNKAFGINTDSLYHELSTAGSEAIGDVDEGADLLGEFSVRDDFFGMGKEVGNLLLENSQLLETKNALNVVKNDLIAKVDQLSGEQEVLRGELEAAKQAKVKLENRIKELEEELKRVKSEAIIARREPKEEAEDVSSYLCTESDKIPMAQRRRFTRVEMARVLMERNQYKERLMELQEAVRWTEMIRASREHPSVQEKKKSTIWQFFSRLFSSSSSPPPAKRPYPSVNIHYKSPTTAGFSQRRNHAMCPISAGSRPLEFFPDDDCTSSARREQKREQYRQVREHVRNDDGRLQACGWSLPAKYKQLSPNGGQEDTRMKNVPVPVYCRPLVEKDPTMKLWCAAGVNLSGWRPNEDDAGNGVKPAPGRDPLTCDREGDGEPKSAHTSPEKKKAKELPEMDATSSRVWILTSTLTTSKVVIIDANQPGTVVDQFTVCNAHVLCISSIPAASDSDYPPGEMFLDSDVNPEDPGADGVLAGITLVGCATRCNVPRSNCSSRGDTPVLDKGQGEVATIANGKVNPSQSTEEATEATEVPDPGPSEPETATLRPGPLTEHVFTDPAPTPSSGPQPGSENGPEPDSSSTRPEPEPSGDPMGAGSSAAPTMWLGAQNGWLYVHSAVANWKKCLHSIKLKDSVLSLVHVKGRVLVALADGTLAIFHRGEDGQWDLSNYHLMDLGHPHHSIRCMAVVYDRVWCGYKNKVHVIQPKTMQIEKSFDAHPRRESQVRQLAWIGDGVWVSIRLDSTLRLYHAHTHQHLQDVDIEPYVSKMLGTGKLGFSFVRITALLVAGSRLWVGTGNGVVISIPLTETVVLHRGQLLGLRANKTSPTSGEGARPGGIIHVYGDDSSDRAASSFIPYCSMAQAQLCFHGHRDAVKFFVSVPGNVLATLNGSVLDSPAEGPGPAAPASEVEGQKVRNVLVLSGGEGYIDFRIGDGEDDETEEGAGDMSQVKPVLSKAERSHIIVWQVSYTPE, from the exons GCATGGGCAGCAGTGACGAGTGGTCTGATGTTCAAGACATTATTGACTCCACGCCAGAGCTGGACATGTGTCCAGAGACCCGCCTGGACCGCACAGGAAGCAG CCCAACCCAGGGCATCGTGAACAAAGCTTTCGGCATCAACACCGACTCCCTGTACCACGAGCTGTCGACGGCAGGGTCTGAGGCCATCGGGGATGTGGACGAAGGGGCCGACCTCCTAG GGGAGTTCTCAG TGCGCGATGATTTCTTTG GAATGGGCAAAGAAGTGGGGAATCTGCTACTGGAAAACTCACAGCTTCTGGAAACCAA AAACGCCTTGAACGTGGTGAAGAACGACCTGATTGCCAAGGTCGACCAGCTGTCCGGGGAGCAGGAGGTGCTGAGGGGCGAGTTGGAGGCTGCCAAGCAGGCCAAAGTCAAGCTGGAAAACCGTATCAAGGAGCTGGAAGAGGAACTGAAAAG AGTGAAGTCCGAGGCCATCATCGCCCGCCGTGAACCCAAAGAAGAGGCGGAGGATGTAAGCAGCTATCTCTGTACAGAATCG GACAAAATCCCCATGGCCCAGCGCCGCCGCTTCACGCGGGTGGAGATGGCCCGTGTGCTCATGGAGCGGAACCAGTACAAGGAGCGGCTGATGGAGCTGCAGGAGGCTGTGCGGTGGACTGAGATGATCAG AGCGTCCCGAGAGCACCCATCCGTCCAGGAGAAGAAGAAGTCGACCATCTGGCAGTT CTTCAGCCGCCTCTTCagctcctcctccagccccccTCCGGCCAAGCGCCCCTACCCCTCGGTGAACATCCACTACAAGTCACCCACCACTGCCGGCTTCAGCCAGCGCCGCAACCATGCCATGTGCCCGATCTCGGCGGGCAGCCGGCCCCTGGAATTCTTTCCTGACGA CGACTGCACGTCCTCCGCCCGTCGAGAGCAGAAGCGCGAGCAGTACCGCCAGGTGCGTGAGCACGTGCGTAACGACGACGGCCGTCTGCAGGCCTGCGGCTGGAGCCTGCCCGCCAAGTACAAGCAG CTGAGTCCCAACGGGGGCCAGGAGGACACGCGGATGAAGAACGTGCCGGTGCCGGTGTACTGCCGCCCTCTGGTGGAGAAGGACCCCACCATGAAG CTGTGGTGTGCCGCGGGCGTCAACCTGAGCGGGTGGAGGCCCAATGAGGACGACGCTGGGAATGGAGTCAAGCCAGCGCCAGGCCGCGATCCCCTGACCTGCGACCGCGAAGGAGATGGCGAGCCCAAGAGCGCCCACACGTCTCCCGAGAAGAAGAAG GCCAAGGAGCTCCCTGAAATGGACGCCACCTCCAGCCGGGTGTGGATCCTGACCAGCACCCTGACCACCAGCAAGGTGGTGATCATCGATGCCaaccagccgggcacggtggtggacCAGTTCACTGTCTGCAACGCGCACGTGCTGTGCATCTCCAGCATCCCCG CGGCCAGCGACAGCGACTACCCCCCCGGGGAGATGTTCCTGGACAGCGACGTGAACCCAGAGGACCCGGGCGCAGATGGCGTGCTGGCCGGTATCACCCTGGTGGGCTGTGCCACCCGCTGCAACGTGCCGCGGAGCAACTGCTCCTCCCGAGGGGACACCCCAGTGCTAGACAAGGGGCAGG GGGAGGTGGCCACCATCGCCAACGGGAAGGTCAACCCGTCCCAGTCCACAGAGGAGGCCACAGAGGCCACGGAGGTGCCAGACCCTGGGCCCAGTGAGCCAGAGACAGCCACATTGCGGCCCGGGCCTCTCACAGAGCACGTCTTCACTGACCCAGCCCCGACCCCGTCCTCTGGCCCCCAGCCTGGCAG TGAGAACGGGCCAGAGCCTGACAGCAGCAGCACACGGCCAGAGCCAGAGCCCAGCGGGGACCCCATGGGAGCAGGCAGCAGTGCTGCACCCACCATGTGGCTGGGAGCCCAGAACGGCTG GCTGTATGTGCACTCGGCTGTGGCCAACTGGAAGAAGTGCCTGCACTCCATCAAGCTGAAGGATTCTGTGCTGAGCCTGGT GCATGTCAAAGGCCGTGTGCTGGTGGCTCTGGCGGACGGGACCCTGGCTATCTTCCACCGTGgtgaag ATGGCCAGTGGGATCTGAGCAACTATCACCTAATGGACCTGGGCCACCCGCACCACTCCATACGCTGCATGGCTGTTGTGTACGACCGCGTATGGTGTGGCTACAAGAACAAGGTGCACGTCATCCAGCCCAAGACCATGCAGATAGAG AAGTCATTTGACGCCCACCCGCGGCGGGAGAGCCAGGTGCGGCAGCTGGCGTGGATCGGCGATGGCGTATGGGTGTCCATCCGCCTGGACTCCACCCTGCGGCTCtaccacgcacacacacaccagcatcTACAGGACGTGGACATTGAGCCCTACGTCAGCAAGATGCTAG GCACTGGCAAGCTGGGTTTCTCCTTCGTACGCATCACGGCCCTACTTGTCGCGGGCAGCCGGCTCTGGGTGGGCACCGGCAACGGAGTGGTCATCTCCATCCCCCTGACAGAGA CTGTGGTCCTGCACCGAGGCCAGCTCTTGGGGCTCCGAG CCAATAAGACATCCCCCACCTCTGGGGAGGGCGCCCGTCCCGGGGGCATCATCCACGTGTATGGCGATGACAGCAGTGACAGGGCGGCCAGCAGCTTCATCCCCTACTGCTCCATGGCCCAGGCCCAGCTATGCTTCCACGGGCACCGCGATGCCGTGAAGTTCTTTGTCTCGGTGCCAG GGAACGTGCTGGCCACCCTGAATGGGAGCGTGCTGGACAGCCCAGCCGAGGGCCCTGGGCCAGCTGCCCCTGCCTCGGAGGTCGAGGGCCAGAAGGTGCGGAACGTGCTGGTGCTGAGCGGCGGGGAGGGCTACATCGACTTCCGCATTG GAGACGGAGAGGACGACGAGACGGAGGAGGGCGCAGGGGACATGAGCCAGGTGAAGCCCGTGCTGTCCAAGGCAGAGCGCAGTCACATCATCGTGTGGCAGGTGTCCTACACCCCCGAGTGA
- the NME3 gene encoding nucleoside diphosphate kinase 3 isoform X2 — protein MICLVLTIFANLFPAACTGAHERTFLAVKPDGVQRRLVGEIVRRFERKGFKLVALKLVQAPEELLREHYAELRERPFYGRLVKYMASGPVVAMVWQGLDVVSTSRALIGATNPADAPPGTIRGDFCIEEPDSRQRLGGECPPRDRALVPRRRAPLLGGQRWALAV, from the exons ATGATCTGCCTGGTGCTGACCATCTTCGCTAACCTCTTCCCCGCGG CCTGCACCGGCGCACACGAACGCACCTTCCTGGCCGTGAAGCCGGACGGCGTGCAGCGGCGGCTGGTGGGCGAGATTGTGCGGCGCTTCGAGAGGAAGGGCTTCAAGTTGGTGGCGCTGAAGCTGGTGCAG GCCCCCGAGGAGCTGTTGCGGGAGCACTACGCCGAGCTGCGTGAACGCCCGTTCTACGGCCGCCTTGTCAAGTATATGGCCTCCGGGCCGGTGGTGGCCATG GTATGGCAGGGGCTGGACGTGGTGAGCACCTCGCGGGCGCTCATCGGGGCCACGAACCCGGCCGACGCCCCGCCCGGCACCATCCGCGGGGATTTCTGCATCGAG GAACCTGATTCACGGCAGCGACTCGGTGGAGAGTGCCCGCCGCGAGATCGCGCTCTGGTTCCGCGCAGACGAGCTCCTCTGCTGGGAGGACAGCGCTGGGCACTGGCTGTATGA
- the EME2 gene encoding probable crossover junction endonuclease EME2 isoform X4: MARVGPGRAGVSCRGRGGSGQRRPPTWEISDSDAEDSAGSEAAARARDPAGERRAAAEALRLLRPEQVLKRLAVCVDTAILEDAGADVLMEALEALGCECRIEPQRPARSLRWTRASPDPCPRSISGPTRWVPWISPETTARPHLAVIGLDAYLWSRQHVSRGTQQPESPKVAGAEVAVSWPEVEEALVLLQLWANLDVLLVASWQELSRHVCAITKALAQYPLKQYRESQAFSFCTAGRWAAGEPVARDGTGLQAAWRRQIRQFSRVSPAVADAVVTAFPSPRLLQQALEACSTEQERMGLLADLPVLPSEGARPRRVGPDLSRRICLFLTTANPDLLLDLGS, from the exons ATGGCGCGGGTTGGACCCGGGAGGGCGGGGGTCTCttgccggggccggggcgggagCGGTCAGCGGCGACCTCCAACCTGGGAGATCTCAGACTCCGACGCTGAGGACTCCGCCGGCTCGGAGGCCGCCGCGAGAGCCCGGGACCCAGCGGGTGAGCGCAGGGCGGCTGCCGAGGCGTTGCGGCTGCTGCGGCCGGAGCAGGTCCTGAAGCGCCTCGCGGTGTGCGTGGACACAG CCATCCTGGAAGACGCCGGTGCCGACGTCCTGATGGAGGCCCTGGAGGCCCTGGGCTGCGAGTGCCGCATCGAGCCCCAGCGCCCGGCCCGCAGCCTGCGGTGGACCCGAGCGAGTCCCGACCCCTGCCCCCGCAGC ATCTCTGGCCCAACCCGCTGGGTGCCCTGGATCTCCCCCGAGACCACCGCCCGGCCCCACCTGGCTGTCATCGGGCTGGATGCCTACCTGTG GTCTCGCCAGCACGTTTCCCGGGGGACACAGCAGCCAGAGAGCCCGAAGGTGGCCGGTGCCGAGGTGGCCGTCAGCTGGCCGGAGGTGGAAGAG GCCCTGGTACTCCTGCAGCTCTGGGCAAACCTGGACGTGCTACTGGTGGCCTCTTGGCAGGAGCTGAGTCGGCACGTGTGCGCCATTACCAAGGCTCTCGCCCAGTATCCCCTCAA GCAGTACCGAGAATCCCAGGCTTTCTCCTTCTGCACAGCAGGGCGCTGGGCAGCCGGCGAGCCAGTGGCAAGAGACGGCACAGGGCTGCAGGCGGCCTGGCGGAGGCAGATCAGGCAGTTCAGTCGGGTCAGCCCAGCCGTGGCTGATGCGGTTGTCACAGCCTTCCCCTCGCCCCGCCTTCTGCAGCAG GCGCTTGAGGCCTGCAGCACGGAGCAGGAGCGCATGGGACTCCTAGCCGACCTTCCTGTGCTGCCCAGTGAAGGCGCGCGTCCCCGCAGGGTGGGGCCTGACCTCTCCCGCCGCATCTGCCTCTTCCTGACCACAGCCAACCCTGATCTCCTGCTGGACCTGGGCTCCTGA
- the MRPS34 gene encoding small ribosomal subunit protein mS34 isoform X2 has protein sequence MARKKVRPRLIAELARRVRALREQLNRPRDSQLYAVDYETLTRPFSGRRLPVRAWADVRRESRLLQLLGRLPLFGLGRLVTRKSWLWQHDEPCYWRLTRVRPDYTAQNLDHGKAWGILTFKGKTETEAREIEHVMYHDWRLVPKHEEEAFTAFTPAPEDSLASVPYPPLLRAMIIAERQKNGDTSTEEPMLNVQRIRMEPWDYPAKQEDKGRAKGTPV, from the exons ATGGCGCGGAAGAAGGTGCGTCCGCGGCTGATCGCGGAGCTGGCCCGCCGCGTGCGCGCCCTGCGGGAGCAACTGAACAGGCCGCGCGACTCGCAGCTCTACGCGGTGGACTACGAGACCCTGACGCGGCCGTTCTCTGGACGCCGGCTGCCGGTCCGGGCCTGGGCCGACGTGCGCCGCGAGAGCCGCCTCTTGCAGCTGCTCGGCCGCCTCCCGCTCTTCGGCCTGGGCCGCCTGGTCACGCGCAAGTCCTGGCTGTGGCAGCACGACGAGCCGTGCTACTGGCGCCTCACGCGGGTGCGGCCCGACTACACGGCGCAG AACTTGGACCACGGGAAGGCCTGGGGCATCCTGACCTTCAAAG GGAAGACGGAGACCGAGGCGCGGGAGATCGAACACGTCATGTACCATGACTGGCGGCTGGTGCCCAAGCACGAGGAGGAGGCCTTCACCGCGTTCACGCCGGCGCCGGAAGACAGCCTGGCCTCCGTGCCGTACCCGCCTCTCCTCCGGGCCATGATTATCGCAGAACGACAGAAAAATGGAGACACAAGCACCGAGGAGCCCATGCTGAATGTGCAGAGGATACGCATGGAACCCTGGGATTACCCTGCAAAACAGGAAGACAAAGGAAGGGCCAAGGGCACCCCCGTCTAG